A single genomic interval of Argopecten irradians isolate NY chromosome 8, Ai_NY, whole genome shotgun sequence harbors:
- the LOC138329367 gene encoding uncharacterized protein produces the protein MDNRPINYDITDRPVTRSQGLHDLSSLQDEQQPDAIIEVQQVEDTAPINTGMASANIPLKKYNGEESPHLWLSSMDAWQKMHGYDNTKMHGALPLLLEGPAALWLETVSDITSLTDFKSAFIERFGRKPTDMSFMQLKQDISESPLLFIQRAEKNGLGTRVDEVIKVQAALQGLLPQIQSSCIGREPKTFAELRKAVELAMAQQSCQQKQTDTASVHVIQDMCEAFKHMASEFKNTINQQSLQICSIMDRQQQEASSFPQGRWNKPQNRPRHHQQQQFPRQHHHQRSDHTNYQKPRYQDDQQQQTYRCNGCGLNGTNLIWYFAVMMLFFSCVQSETQTPIQRLNYGILFEPTAKVYLGQEYWSHTFKMPMPKRMYLPEIPPCRRQTCKMADTVIKSLNNLRMQCMSSINATVMQIHHLVPHSYFQNTLALSSRRSKCGLFDFIGQISKSLFGTATSNDVENLKRHMQVLNNNNVKLAKAMAQEAHQLTSFMSTVNDRLDNVVKAVQINHDQTITLSNQFAASLDGIEHEFVLLENMMLSQINVTTVLNKHLEHAQLAIHDLVKGKLSPFLFSPHDLKSALKQVQSIMTRKIPGFRIIHNDPIHYYSYGNFVFSRHDSFLYVMLKIPISSFTHPLPLYKVYSVPVSINSTSTHATQLLDTPDYFLHTSDNQHFAYMSADQLQNCFGSDIIYCPFHIALSSVAKHTCLSSIFYNQKEIVKDTCDFRFIQNTLSPSIRELAPSTLLMYKISMLALDCPTGQKIIKGCDFCVVNVPCRCTVTSDFYLYQQE, from the exons ATGGACAACAGACCCATAAACTATGACATCACAGATCGTCCAGTAACAAGGAGTCAGGGACTTCATGACCTTTCGTCCCTACAAGACGAACAACAACCGGATGCCATCATAGAAGTACAGCAAGTGGAAGATACAGCACCCATAAATACAGGCATGGCATCAGCAAACATACCTTTAAAGAAATACAATGGCGAGGAGTCTCCACATTTATGGCTTTCAAGTATGGACGCTTGGCAAAAAATGCATGGGTATGATAACACGAAAATGCATGGAGCCTTACCGTTACTACTAGAAGGACCCGCCGCATTGTGGTTAGAGACAGTGTCAGATATAACATCTCTGACAGACTTTAAGTCTGCTTTCATAGAACGATTTGGCAGAAAACCTACCGATATGTCGTTTATGCAGTTGAAACAGGATATATCAGAGAGTCCTTTACTGTTCATTCAACGTGCTGAAAAAAATGGACTTGGAACACGTGTCGACGAAGTGATTAAGGTTCAAGCTGCACTTCAGGGACTACTACCCCAAATCCAATCATCATGTATAGGCAGAGAACCTAAAACATTCGCTGAACTCCGAAAGGCTGTGGAACTTGCTATGGCACAGCAATCTTGTCAACAGAAACAAACTGACACTGCTAGTGTCCATGTGATCCAGGACATGTGTGAAGCCTTTAAGCATATGGCCAGTGAATTTAAAAACACAATAAACCAACAGTCACTGCAAATATGTTCAATTATGGACAGACAGCAACAAGAAGCATCATCCTTCCCACAAGGACGCTGGAACAAACCGCAAAACCGGCCTCGTCACCATCAGCAACAGCAGTTTCCACGACAACACCACCACCAAAGGAGCGACCACACAAACTACCAAAAACCTCGCTACCAGGATGATCAACAGCAGCAGACATACCGATGCAACGGATGTG GTCTGAATGGTACTAACCTGATCTGGTATTTTGCTGTGATGATGCTGTTCTTCTCCTGTGTGCAAAGTGAAACCCAAACTCCAATTCAGCGACTAAATTATGGCATTCTATTTGAACCTACAGCAAAGGTTTATTTGGGACAAGAGTACTGGTCCCATACCTTCAAGATGCCAATGCCCAAAAGGATGTATTTACCAGAGATCCCTCCATGTCGACGACAAACGTGCAAAATGGCCGACACTGTCATCAAATCTTTGAACAATTTACGCATGCAATGCATGTCGAGTATCAACGCAACAGTGATGCAAATTCATCATCTCGTTCCTCATTCATACTTCCAAAACACACTTGCATTAAGTTCTAGAAGATCCAAATGTGGTCTTTTCGACTTTATTGGACAAATTTCCAAGTCTTTGTTTGGTACTGCAACATCAAATGATGTTGAGAACCTTAAACGTCACATGCAAGTATTAAACAACAACAACGTCAAACTTGCCAAGGCAATGGCTCAAGAAGCTCATCAACTTACATCTTTCATGTCTACAGTGAATGATCGCCTGGATAATGTTGTGAAAGCTGTACAAATCAATCATGATCAGACAATTACTCTGTCAAATCAGTTTGCAGCTTCTCTTGATGGTATTGAacatgaatttgttttattagagAATATGATGCTTAGCCAAATTAATGTCACTACGGTACTAAACAAGCATTTAGAACATGCTCAATTAGCTATTCATGATCTTGTTAAAggaaagttatctccctttctctTTTCTCCACATGACCTTAAGTCAGCCCTAAAACAAGTTCAAAGTATTATGACAAGAAAAATTCCAGGATTTCGTATTATTCACAATGATCCCATACACTATTACTCTTATGGTAACTTTGTATTTTCCAGACATGATTCATTTTTGTATGTCATGCTTAAGATACCAATTTCATCATTCACTCATCCACTACCTTTGTATAAAGTGTACTCAGTGCCTGTATCCATCAATTCTACATCAACACATGCTACTCAACTTTTGGATACACCAGACTATTTCTTACACACAAGTGATAATCAGCATTTTGCATATATGTCAGCTGATCAATTACAAAATTGTTTTGGTAGTGATATTATTTATTGTCCCTTCCACATTGCACTATCTTCAGTAGCAAAACACACATGTTTGTCATCAATTTTCTACAATCAAAAAGAAATTGTCAAGGATACTTGCGATTTCAGATTTATTCAGAACACATTATCTCCATCTATCAGAGAGTTAGCTCCTTCCACCTTACTCATGTATAAAATTTCTATGCTAGCTCTTGATTGCCCAACTGGTCAGAAAATTATCAAAGGTTGTGATTTTTGTGTGGTAAATGTACCTTGTAGATGTACTGTTACTTCAGATTTTTATTTGTACCAACAAGAATAG